In one window of Arthrobacter pascens DNA:
- the fdhA gene encoding formaldehyde dehydrogenase, glutathione-independent encodes MSGNRAVAYKEPGVVEIINTDYPTFELKDGPGVNPANVGRKVPHGAILRTVTTNICGSDQHMVRGRTTAPKDLVLGHEITGEVVEVGPDVEFIKVGDIVSVPFNISCGRCRNCKERKTGICLNVNPDRPGSAYGYVDMGGWVGGQAEYVLVPYADWNLLKFPDRDQALEKIMDLTMLSDIFPTGFHGAVTAGVGVGSTVYIAGAGPVGLAAAVGAQLLGAAVVIVGDINEDRLVQARSFGCETVNVSKGDPKDQIEQILGVPEVDCGVDAVGFEARGHGKDASHEAPATVLNSLMDITAAGGALGIPGLYVTGDPGGIDDAAQHGSLSLSLGTGWAKSLSFTTGQCPVMKYNRQLMMAILHDKVQIAKAVNAKAIPLEDAPRGYAEFDAGSATKFVLNPNGYVKA; translated from the coding sequence ATGTCAGGAAACCGAGCCGTCGCCTACAAGGAACCCGGTGTCGTCGAAATCATCAATACCGACTACCCGACGTTCGAACTCAAGGACGGGCCTGGCGTCAATCCGGCCAATGTGGGCCGGAAGGTACCCCACGGTGCGATCCTGCGCACGGTGACAACCAACATTTGCGGCTCGGACCAGCACATGGTGCGCGGCCGCACCACCGCTCCGAAGGACCTCGTCCTCGGCCATGAAATCACCGGCGAAGTGGTGGAGGTCGGTCCGGATGTGGAGTTCATCAAGGTGGGAGACATCGTCTCCGTACCTTTCAACATCTCCTGTGGCCGTTGCCGGAACTGCAAGGAGCGCAAGACCGGCATCTGCCTGAACGTCAACCCGGACCGTCCCGGCAGCGCCTACGGCTATGTGGACATGGGCGGCTGGGTGGGTGGCCAGGCAGAATACGTGCTGGTACCCTACGCTGACTGGAACCTGCTGAAGTTCCCGGACCGGGACCAGGCCCTGGAGAAAATCATGGACCTGACCATGCTCTCGGACATCTTCCCCACCGGGTTCCACGGGGCGGTCACGGCCGGAGTCGGCGTCGGCTCCACCGTCTATATCGCAGGCGCCGGTCCCGTCGGCCTGGCCGCGGCAGTCGGTGCCCAGCTGCTGGGCGCGGCGGTCGTCATCGTCGGTGACATCAACGAGGACCGGCTGGTTCAGGCCCGGTCGTTCGGCTGCGAAACGGTGAATGTCTCCAAGGGCGACCCCAAGGACCAGATTGAGCAGATCCTTGGCGTTCCGGAAGTGGACTGCGGGGTGGACGCCGTCGGGTTCGAAGCCCGCGGACATGGCAAGGACGCCTCGCATGAAGCGCCTGCTACCGTGCTGAACTCCCTCATGGACATCACCGCCGCAGGCGGTGCGCTGGGTATCCCGGGCCTGTACGTCACGGGTGACCCGGGGGGAATCGATGATGCAGCCCAGCACGGGTCCCTCTCGCTGTCGCTGGGCACCGGGTGGGCAAAATCCCTGTCCTTCACCACCGGCCAGTGTCCCGTGATGAAGTACAACCGCCAACTGATGATGGCCATCCTGCATGACAAGGTGCAGATCGCCAAGGCAGTGAATGCCAAGGCAATCCCGCTTGAAGATGCGCCGCGCGGCTACGCCGAATTCGATGCCGGCTCAGCAACCAAGTTCGTGCTGAACCCGAACGGATACGTCAAGGCGTAG
- a CDS encoding IclR family transcriptional regulator produces the protein MDRAFQVLEILARDGHAGVSDIAEEMGVHKSTVFRLLGSLVSRDMVHQNNDRGKYQLGFGILRLATSIPARLSIVREARPFLESLAEECKETVNLAVLRSNYAVNVDQAMGPSTLATHDWVGGLTPLHATSSGKVLLAALSADERDRIFREAGLLARTPRTITKREDLERQLIEVAHNGYAEAREELEIGLNAIAVPLYNHMAAVVGAVSISGPAFRFDPKTIPGLIGTLREAGTRISAKMGYTHR, from the coding sequence GTGGACCGTGCCTTCCAGGTCCTGGAGATCCTTGCCAGGGATGGACACGCCGGAGTGAGCGACATCGCTGAGGAAATGGGCGTCCACAAGTCCACGGTCTTCCGGTTGCTCGGATCCCTCGTCAGCCGGGACATGGTCCACCAAAACAACGACCGCGGAAAGTACCAGCTCGGCTTTGGCATCCTTCGGCTCGCCACCTCAATCCCCGCCCGCCTCAGCATCGTCCGGGAGGCCCGGCCATTCCTGGAAAGCCTCGCGGAAGAATGCAAGGAAACCGTCAACCTTGCCGTCCTTCGCTCGAACTATGCCGTCAACGTGGACCAGGCCATGGGACCATCCACATTGGCCACCCACGACTGGGTGGGCGGCCTGACGCCCCTTCATGCGACGTCGAGCGGCAAGGTTTTGCTGGCCGCCCTGTCCGCCGATGAACGTGACCGGATCTTCAGGGAGGCGGGACTCCTCGCCCGGACGCCGCGGACCATCACCAAACGGGAAGACCTGGAGAGGCAACTGATCGAAGTGGCCCACAATGGATATGCAGAGGCGCGGGAGGAGCTCGAGATCGGACTGAACGCAATTGCAGTGCCTCTCTACAACCACATGGCAGCAGTCGTCGGAGCCGTCAGCATCTCAGGACCAGCTTTCAGGTTTGACCCGAAAACGATCCCTGGACTCATTGGCACGCTGCGCGAGGCCGGAACCCGGATCAGCGCGAAAATGGGCTACACACACCGGTGA
- a CDS encoding patatin-like phospholipase family protein, translating into MNTTPFSTLHFTATTAPARPNSGQDQPQVEAPSPAPASGGRALVLGGGGSAGNAWLIGAIAGLFDAGLDVTGADLIVGTSAGSTAAAQISGASPARLLADILAAVPPARTGPAGTGGGRTPVAPVADHMRRTGEVIAAAGDPADMRRRLGAAALEMDAASDGSWQAQWRATVAARLPIQQWPERTVLITAVDARTGEPVVFDRHSGVDLVDAVAASCASGLPYGIDGSRFIDGGYRRSSDNADLAAGYGRVLVLSPLGGRSRAPLEWGMHLAAQADELRASGSRVEVIVPDSSSLEAFGSNLMDPSTRPPAARAGYDQGRATGGQLTEFWG; encoded by the coding sequence ATGAACACAACACCTTTTTCAACTCTCCACTTCACCGCGACGACGGCCCCTGCCCGGCCGAATTCCGGCCAGGATCAGCCACAAGTCGAGGCGCCGAGCCCCGCGCCAGCCTCGGGCGGGCGGGCTTTGGTCCTCGGTGGTGGCGGATCGGCAGGCAATGCGTGGTTGATCGGTGCCATAGCCGGCCTGTTTGATGCCGGGTTGGACGTGACCGGTGCCGATCTGATCGTCGGGACGTCGGCCGGATCGACGGCCGCGGCGCAGATCAGTGGCGCGAGCCCGGCCCGGTTGCTTGCCGACATCCTTGCCGCTGTACCCCCGGCACGGACTGGTCCGGCCGGAACCGGCGGCGGACGCACTCCCGTTGCGCCCGTGGCCGACCATATGCGGAGGACGGGCGAGGTCATCGCCGCTGCCGGGGATCCGGCCGACATGCGCCGCAGGCTGGGCGCGGCGGCGCTCGAAATGGACGCGGCGTCGGACGGCTCCTGGCAAGCGCAGTGGCGGGCTACCGTCGCCGCCCGGCTTCCCATCCAGCAATGGCCGGAACGAACGGTGTTGATCACTGCGGTCGATGCCCGAACCGGCGAACCGGTCGTGTTCGATCGCCACAGCGGAGTTGACCTGGTGGACGCCGTCGCCGCCAGCTGTGCCAGCGGCTTGCCCTACGGTATCGACGGCAGCCGGTTCATCGACGGCGGCTACCGGCGATCCAGCGACAATGCCGATCTGGCGGCCGGATACGGGCGGGTGCTGGTGCTGTCACCCCTTGGCGGCAGATCGCGGGCGCCTCTGGAGTGGGGCATGCACCTTGCAGCGCAGGCCGACGAACTACGCGCCAGCGGCAGCAGGGTCGAAGTCATTGTCCCGGACAGCAGCTCGCTCGAGGCGTTCGGCAGCAATCTCATGGATCCGTCGACGCGTCCGCCCGCCGCTCGGGCCGGTTACGACCAGGGCAGGGCCACTGGAGGGCAGCTCACAGAGTTCTGGGGCTGA
- the fdhD gene encoding formate dehydrogenase accessory sulfurtransferase FdhD has protein sequence MARMTQRRKIHRFHLDSSGTEYPVRFKEDVLAAEEPLEIRLGGRSFAVTMRTPGDDFDLVAGFLVSEGIIRSQSELVSLRFCAGDAGGTQTFNVIEAQLRADVPLPDTMRHVYMSSSCGICGTDSIDAVRKTLHFDPSRDALRIPVDVLAELPERLREAQSLFDKTGGVHAAGLFKFDGDSPELLCLREDVGRHNAVDKVVGWALREGLLPLSGTVLQVSGRASFELVQKTALAGIPVLSAVSAPSSLAADLAAETGVTLVGFSRGHSLNVYAGRERLARPRQVSRVEDYARL, from the coding sequence ATGGCACGCATGACACAGCGTCGAAAGATCCACCGCTTCCATCTGGACAGTTCCGGCACTGAATACCCGGTCCGTTTCAAGGAAGACGTGCTGGCCGCCGAGGAGCCCCTGGAAATCCGTCTCGGCGGCCGCTCCTTCGCAGTCACTATGAGGACTCCCGGGGACGACTTTGACCTGGTGGCGGGCTTCCTGGTCTCGGAAGGCATCATTCGTTCCCAATCCGAGCTGGTTTCACTCCGCTTCTGTGCCGGGGACGCCGGAGGGACGCAAACGTTCAACGTGATCGAGGCCCAGCTCAGGGCCGACGTACCCCTGCCGGACACGATGCGGCATGTCTACATGTCCAGCTCCTGCGGCATCTGCGGGACCGACTCGATCGACGCCGTCCGCAAGACCCTCCATTTCGACCCGTCCCGGGACGCGCTGCGGATTCCTGTGGATGTCCTCGCCGAACTGCCCGAGCGGCTTCGCGAGGCCCAGAGCCTGTTCGACAAGACCGGCGGCGTCCATGCGGCCGGCCTGTTCAAGTTCGACGGCGATAGTCCGGAGCTGCTGTGCCTGCGGGAAGACGTAGGCCGGCATAATGCGGTGGACAAAGTGGTGGGCTGGGCCCTTCGCGAGGGCCTGCTGCCGTTGAGCGGAACCGTCCTCCAGGTTTCGGGGCGGGCATCCTTCGAACTTGTCCAGAAGACGGCCCTGGCCGGCATCCCCGTCCTGTCCGCCGTGAGCGCGCCCTCAAGCCTCGCCGCCGACCTCGCTGCCGAGACAGGAGTGACGTTGGTTGGATTCAGCCGGGGGCACAGCCTGAATGTCTATGCCGGACGGGAAAGATTAGCCCGCCCGCGCCAGGTGAGCCGTGTGGAGGACTATGCCCGGCTTTGA
- a CDS encoding GlcG/HbpS family heme-binding protein, whose protein sequence is MSDITQAQADAVLSAARDSARETGTAMNIAVVDAGGNLKAFTRMDGAWLGSIDISIKKARTARYFDMATGSIGELSQPGGPLFNIEVSNGGLITFPGGLPLHGEDGSIIGAIGVSGSTVENDHTVASAGAAIQH, encoded by the coding sequence ATGTCTGATATCACGCAAGCCCAGGCCGACGCCGTCCTCAGCGCTGCCCGCGACTCGGCCCGCGAAACCGGCACGGCCATGAACATCGCGGTGGTGGACGCTGGAGGCAACCTCAAGGCCTTCACCCGCATGGATGGTGCCTGGCTTGGCAGCATCGATATTTCCATCAAGAAGGCCCGCACTGCCCGCTACTTCGACATGGCAACGGGATCGATCGGCGAACTGTCCCAGCCCGGAGGCCCGCTGTTCAACATTGAGGTCTCCAACGGCGGACTCATCACTTTCCCGGGCGGACTCCCGCTGCACGGTGAAGATGGATCCATCATTGGTGCAATCGGCGTCAGCGGCAGCACCGTCGAGAACGACCACACCGTGGCTTCCGCAGGCGCGGCCATCCAGCATTAG
- a CDS encoding molybdopterin molybdotransferase MoeA encodes MLAQEITTSGRTSGLLPAGRPSGHLSPTWHEARQLAFDCAVPLPPVDVPLSSAIGHTLTRDVTALQALPHYNSSAMDGWAVNGSGPWAMTDPGPSLSPGHARVIATGGLVPAGAQSILRKENGEIRQDADGRRFLELNDNAKDGEPGPGQHIRPAGEEAVPGEVLIPAGTTLNPGHIALAAVAGHDSLQVQPRPMVGIVLTGSEVVTAGVPAPGQVRDTFGPQLDTVVAMLGATPAGSVRIGDSYAEWLAALGGSAALPGRMPEVTITTGGTGCSGTDHFRAAVAALGGELLLDGIAMRPGHPAVLAGLPDGRFVVGLPGNPLAAMMALITIGAPLLAALGGRPLTPVSQVTSAADIEPSLGRTRLIPCNFIEGLAFPAAHTAPGMMRGLAWADGVMAVPPGGVQSGEPVPVIPLPWTQPAAAVVPSTYRARSTAWHA; translated from the coding sequence TTGCTCGCCCAAGAAATCACCACCAGTGGCCGGACTTCGGGGCTGCTCCCTGCCGGGCGCCCTTCCGGCCATCTTTCCCCGACCTGGCACGAAGCCCGTCAGCTGGCTTTCGATTGCGCTGTCCCGCTCCCACCGGTGGATGTCCCGCTCTCATCGGCAATAGGCCACACCCTTACCCGCGATGTGACCGCCCTCCAGGCACTCCCGCATTACAACTCCTCGGCCATGGACGGATGGGCCGTCAACGGCAGCGGTCCGTGGGCCATGACCGACCCTGGGCCCTCTTTGTCCCCGGGGCATGCCCGCGTCATAGCCACAGGCGGACTGGTACCCGCCGGCGCCCAGTCGATACTCCGCAAGGAAAACGGCGAGATCCGCCAAGACGCTGACGGCAGGCGTTTCCTGGAGCTCAATGACAACGCAAAGGATGGCGAACCGGGGCCGGGCCAGCACATCCGTCCTGCAGGCGAAGAAGCTGTCCCCGGTGAAGTTCTGATCCCTGCCGGCACAACACTGAATCCAGGCCACATCGCCCTGGCCGCCGTGGCTGGACACGACAGTCTTCAGGTGCAGCCCAGGCCGATGGTGGGAATCGTACTGACCGGTTCTGAAGTGGTCACTGCGGGCGTTCCGGCTCCCGGCCAGGTCAGGGACACATTTGGTCCCCAGCTGGACACGGTCGTTGCCATGCTGGGTGCCACGCCTGCCGGTTCCGTGCGGATTGGTGATTCCTACGCCGAATGGCTGGCGGCACTTGGCGGTTCGGCAGCACTCCCCGGCCGGATGCCGGAAGTCACCATCACCACCGGCGGAACCGGCTGTTCCGGGACCGACCACTTTCGCGCCGCCGTCGCTGCCCTCGGCGGAGAACTGCTGCTGGATGGCATCGCGATGCGGCCCGGTCACCCGGCAGTCCTTGCCGGGCTCCCGGACGGCCGCTTCGTCGTCGGACTGCCAGGAAACCCCCTGGCGGCGATGATGGCGCTCATCACTATCGGTGCGCCGCTGCTGGCAGCGCTCGGAGGCAGGCCCCTCACCCCAGTTAGCCAGGTGACTTCCGCCGCCGATATTGAGCCATCCCTCGGGCGTACGCGCCTGATTCCCTGCAACTTCATTGAAGGGCTTGCGTTCCCCGCTGCGCATACCGCACCCGGCATGATGCGCGGCCTCGCCTGGGCCGACGGCGTCATGGCCGTTCCGCCCGGCGGAGTCCAGTCCGGCGAGCCGGTTCCGGTGATCCCCCTCCCCTGGACGCAGCCGGCCGCGGCCGTCGTCCCCTCAACCTACCGAGCACGGAGCACCGCATGGCACGCATGA